From the Metamycoplasma hominis ATCC 23114 genome, one window contains:
- a CDS encoding HipA domain-containing protein, giving the protein MKTYYLKCKNKICLSFEADEKLTTLSNIKLLDDFIFIKQKYNEYSPRQWLEFILNISLIPMQRPNYKGLIENFLNYKKLILNNNYLNLCNSFWICSQEESNKLNWEDVNYFDHFNNDSCNYFLDYKAKLTETNRLQIKSPSWFIDGDMLKTLVEVDGEIHLYKRNSKFANKNLYDVYSEYFASQVAKFLNLPAVEYKITKYGKHFVSDCKLFTNKDFSFIPFSKIIDPNSIDNNLKLCSQIAFYYGKELFEDLMVFDALICNGDRHLNNFGMMLDNNSGILTKPAPIFDFNNSLIFDYPIYLKSIAKTAFLNDYENRKTRFFESFNQQLKIFIRKRHLDWIKQLKKFKFRQPNKIKMDMKYLKFINKFFKKRIKKAEQYLIEKGYIKENER; this is encoded by the coding sequence ATGAAGACGTATTATTTAAAATGTAAAAACAAGATTTGTTTAAGTTTTGAAGCAGATGAAAAATTAACAACATTGAGCAATATTAAATTGCTTGATGATTTTATTTTTATAAAGCAAAAATATAATGAATATTCACCAAGACAATGACTTGAATTCATTTTAAATATTTCATTAATTCCAATGCAAAGACCTAATTACAAGGGATTAATTGAAAACTTTTTAAATTATAAGAAATTAATTTTAAATAATAATTATTTGAATTTGTGCAATTCATTTTGGATATGTAGCCAAGAAGAAAGCAATAAATTAAATTGAGAAGATGTAAATTATTTTGATCATTTCAATAATGATTCTTGCAATTATTTTTTAGATTATAAAGCAAAATTAACAGAAACTAACAGACTACAAATTAAAAGCCCTAGTTGATTTATTGATGGCGACATGTTAAAAACATTAGTTGAGGTGGATGGCGAAATTCATTTATATAAACGAAATTCAAAATTTGCAAATAAAAACTTATACGATGTTTATAGTGAATATTTTGCAAGTCAAGTTGCCAAATTTTTGAATTTGCCGGCGGTTGAATATAAAATTACTAAGTATGGAAAGCATTTTGTTAGTGATTGCAAATTGTTTACAAACAAAGATTTTTCATTCATCCCATTTTCTAAAATCATAGATCCCAATAGTATTGATAATAATTTAAAACTATGTAGTCAGATTGCTTTTTATTATGGTAAAGAGCTATTTGAAGATTTAATGGTTTTTGATGCTTTAATTTGCAATGGGGATAGGCATTTAAATAATTTTGGCATGATGTTGGACAATAATAGCGGAATTTTAACAAAGCCAGCTCCAATATTTGATTTTAATAATAGTTTAATATTTGATTATCCTATTTATTTAAAATCAATTGCAAAAACTGCATTTTTAAATGACTATGAGAATCGCAAAACTAGGTTTTTTGAAAGTTTTAATCAACAACTAAAAATTTTTATTAGAAAAAGACATTTAGATTGAATCAAACAACTTAAAAAATTCAAATTTAGGCAACCTAATAAGATTAAAATGGATATGAAATACTTAAAATTCATTAATAAATTTTTTAAAAAAAGAATAA
- a CDS encoding HAD-IIB family hydrolase gives MSQTILKVTNNKKPIAFSDVDGTIYKNFNLKQETIDDIHFAVDNGLDFNICTGNPIQERMLKLAETLKARYLIGSSGAQIFDMQSREYIACWKIDFDTTKLILDIAKKNDFQVLLWDNNNYYYTKDNQKSVEYICSYHFISKELLHSIPKLYRGEFIEPTKIEIYSADGTETEESALQMFEKFKSITNLAMIPTNCNIEISPLNISKGSAVLWMLENVYKNVETSRDEIMTIGDGNNDIPMLSISKYSYAMANATQTVHEHSHFHTSAVEQNGLGEAILDYIYRLKNITKKYMLHEFENNRGAEND, from the coding sequence ATGAGTCAAACAATTTTAAAAGTTACTAACAACAAGAAGCCAATTGCTTTTTCAGATGTTGACGGTACTATATATAAAAATTTTAATTTAAAGCAAGAAACTATTGATGATATCCATTTTGCAGTAGACAATGGATTAGATTTTAATATATGTACTGGAAATCCAATTCAAGAAAGAATGTTAAAACTAGCCGAAACATTAAAAGCAAGATATTTAATAGGATCTTCTGGTGCTCAAATTTTTGATATGCAGTCAAGAGAATATATTGCTTGTTGAAAAATAGATTTTGATACAACAAAATTGATTCTTGACATTGCTAAAAAAAATGATTTCCAAGTTCTCTTATGAGACAATAATAATTACTATTACACAAAAGATAATCAAAAATCAGTTGAATATATTTGCTCATATCACTTCATAAGCAAGGAATTATTACACTCGATTCCTAAATTATACAGAGGTGAATTTATTGAACCAACCAAGATTGAAATTTATTCAGCAGATGGAACTGAAACGGAAGAGTCAGCATTGCAAATGTTTGAAAAATTTAAGTCAATAACAAATTTGGCAATGATCCCAACAAATTGTAATATTGAAATATCGCCTTTAAATATTTCAAAAGGGTCTGCTGTTCTTTGAATGTTAGAAAATGTTTATAAGAATGTAGAAACATCTAGGGATGAAATAATGACAATCGGGGATGGAAATAATGATATACCAATGTTGTCTATCTCAAAATATTCATATGCAATGGCAAATGCAACACAAACCGTGCATGAACATAGCCACTTTCATACAAGTGCTGTTGAACAAAATGGGTTGGGAGAAGCAATACTTGATTACATATATAGATTAAAAAATATAACTAAAAAATATATGTTGCATGAATTTGAAAACAATAGAGGAGCAGAAAATGATTAA
- the vaa gene encoding variable adherence-associated lipoprotein adhesin Vaa — translation MKKSKKIFITLCGIATTAILPVATISCNDDKLAEKNGKEKADAALKQANALAEELKKNPDYSKILETLNKEIAEATKSFKEAGSYGDYPAIISKLSAAVENAKSEQQKVDQANKKIADENLKIKEGAKELLKLSEKIQSFADTIALTITKLEGKKFEIDETFKKQLISTIELLNKKSVEVKTFATVNTIKKDFLLSELESFKEFNTSWLEKIVSEWEEVKKAWSKELAEIKADDDKKLAEENQKIQNGIAELTKLSKENSDLAQTIEETIAKLEKKFQIPKDFKEKLTSTIKLLNKKANEINTFVSTVSKKTEFVLEELESFKELNTLQFNEIKTEWAKVQEAWKNELTEINSIIKGVEELKKLSHEISEFSNSVKKTISELEKKFKIDDTTNKEEAKKFKNELENFADQLLNKSHEIDKFVTVTSARGDFSLSELESFKSFNTTWFNEMKSEWARVQEAWKDQLKEISTK, via the coding sequence ATGAAAAAATCAAAGAAAATATTTATAACATTATGTGGAATAGCAACTACCGCTATTTTGCCAGTTGCTACTATTTCATGTAATGATGATAAACTAGCAGAGAAAAATGGAAAAGAAAAAGCAGATGCTGCTTTAAAACAAGCAAATGCATTAGCAGAAGAATTGAAAAAAAATCCTGATTATTCAAAAATTTTAGAAACATTAAACAAAGAAATTGCCGAAGCAACCAAATCATTTAAAGAAGCAGGTTCATACGGCGATTATCCAGCAATAATTTCTAAACTTTCAGCAGCAGTAGAAAACGCAAAAAGTGAACAACAAAAAGTTGATCAAGCAAATAAAAAAATTGCTGATGAAAATTTAAAAATTAAAGAAGGCGCTAAAGAATTATTAAAATTAAGCGAAAAAATTCAAAGTTTTGCTGATACAATTGCATTAACAATTACTAAATTAGAAGGAAAAAAATTCGAAATTGATGAAACATTTAAAAAACAATTAATTTCAACAATTGAATTATTAAATAAAAAATCAGTCGAAGTTAAAACTTTTGCAACAGTAAATACCATTAAAAAAGATTTCCTTTTATCAGAACTAGAATCATTTAAAGAATTTAACACCTCATGACTTGAAAAAATCGTATCAGAATGAGAAGAAGTTAAAAAAGCTTGATCAAAAGAATTAGCTGAAATTAAAGCTGACGATGATAAAAAATTAGCAGAAGAAAATCAAAAAATTCAAAATGGTATCGCAGAATTAACAAAATTAAGCAAGGAAAATTCAGATTTAGCACAAACTATTGAAGAAACTATTGCTAAATTAGAAAAGAAATTCCAAATTCCAAAAGATTTTAAAGAAAAATTAACCTCAACAATCAAATTATTAAATAAAAAAGCTAACGAAATCAATACATTTGTTTCTACTGTTTCTAAAAAGACAGAATTTGTTCTTGAAGAATTAGAATCATTTAAAGAATTAAACACCCTTCAATTTAATGAAATTAAAACTGAATGAGCAAAAGTACAAGAAGCATGAAAAAATGAATTAACAGAAATTAATAGTATTATTAAGGGTGTTGAAGAATTAAAGAAATTAAGTCATGAAATTTCTGAATTTTCTAATTCAGTAAAGAAAACTATTTCTGAATTAGAAAAGAAATTTAAGATAGATGATACAACAAATAAGGAAGAAGCTAAAAAATTCAAAAATGAATTAGAAAATTTTGCAGATCAATTATTGAACAAGAGTCATGAAATTGATAAATTTGTTACAGTTACATCAGCACGAGGAGATTTTTCTTTATCTGAACTAGAATCATTTAAATCATTTAATACCACATGATTCAATGAAATGAAGTCTGAATGAGCAAGAGTTCAAGAAGCTTGAAAAGATCAATTAAAAGAAATCTCAACAAAATAA
- the hinT gene encoding histidine triad protein HinT — translation MHDDIFEKIITREIPAKIIYEDEKFIAFEDIKPVDKGHFLVTVKNHATNLYDIDDQALSSLILKARELALKRVKELGATGFNLIINNNLSADQTVFRIHVHIIPRY, via the coding sequence ATGCATGATGATATTTTTGAAAAAATAATAACAAGAGAAATCCCGGCAAAAATAATATATGAAGATGAAAAATTTATTGCCTTTGAAGATATTAAACCAGTAGATAAAGGCCATTTTTTAGTAACAGTAAAGAACCACGCCACAAATTTATATGATATTGATGACCAAGCATTGTCATCACTAATATTAAAGGCGAGAGAACTTGCTTTAAAAAGAGTTAAGGAATTAGGTGCAACTGGATTTAATTTAATAATAAATAATAATCTTTCAGCAGATCAAACAGTATTTAGAATTCATGTTCATATAATCCCAAGATATTAA
- a CDS encoding HinT-interacting membrane complex lipoprotein P60, protein MTKKIRLLTAIAMPLAVLPLIASSCKKEKEDSQQNSGYQKRVLKDSLTKNRVLTWLTDIYISEFYKSEIESYAKNSNDKDKIEYIVSNFNNSALTKDLYELFKYYATNRVASDPQFFWNLKSLFINAKIDTTKYNPAAFSIPSEQEFKFIFKHSNQIAANIRLELQKMLLAKLYLLKNRPELKKIANDSNGLDKAQVALHNKMSKKDAPINEKELYEALNFADDSLYLMKYLVENPIIENWEFNDKRDMNLRWPKSYINSIEGFNKLASYNPSTKPEYGHNEAAKNPEQLINSGSMEGEVLKSLLAYKGIVKNSNTSGDLGGNLDSIKKDLSSVYGFVDPFSKKVYSQESFLLAKILAQEINHPKAKATETLQTKASKGELKSFDYKDYEFDGLTKDSKDNYQYTKTITLGSKQYTLRFSQKGSISFDGNFLTIPMNLTVDGLGKRNFYEFNAKLEYNKNTKKFESISQNVAYNLKQNPQRINVTKDNSITAQYVVKISPLYLTKKVKDYNGKEVTKQVLTFDETPWATKEKQEIIANNIVTANFESLYKTAVKYINELGFKLNVSETNKSVYDILKVEGLV, encoded by the coding sequence ATGACTAAAAAAATTAGATTATTAACAGCTATTGCAATGCCACTTGCGGTTCTTCCTTTGATTGCTAGTTCATGTAAAAAAGAAAAGGAAGATTCTCAACAAAATTCAGGGTACCAAAAACGTGTTTTAAAAGATTCATTAACAAAAAATAGGGTTTTAACTTGACTTACTGATATATATATTTCAGAATTTTACAAAAGTGAAATTGAAAGCTATGCTAAAAATTCTAACGATAAAGACAAGATTGAATATATTGTCTCAAATTTCAACAATTCAGCATTAACAAAAGATCTTTATGAATTATTCAAATATTATGCAACTAATAGAGTTGCTTCCGATCCTCAATTCTTTTGAAATTTAAAATCATTGTTTATTAATGCAAAGATTGATACAACTAAATATAATCCTGCTGCATTTTCAATACCAAGTGAACAAGAATTTAAATTTATTTTTAAACACTCAAATCAAATCGCAGCAAACATTAGATTAGAACTTCAAAAAATGTTGCTTGCTAAACTTTATTTATTAAAAAATAGACCAGAACTTAAAAAAATAGCAAATGATAGCAACGGTCTAGACAAAGCACAAGTTGCATTACACAACAAAATGTCTAAGAAAGATGCTCCTATTAATGAAAAAGAATTATACGAAGCATTGAATTTTGCAGATGATTCATTGTATTTAATGAAATATCTAGTTGAAAATCCGATTATTGAAAATTGAGAATTTAATGATAAGCGCGATATGAATTTAAGATGACCAAAATCATATATAAATTCAATTGAAGGATTTAATAAGTTAGCTTCTTACAATCCTTCAACTAAACCAGAATATGGTCACAATGAAGCAGCTAAAAACCCAGAACAATTGATTAATAGCGGTTCAATGGAAGGCGAAGTATTAAAATCATTATTGGCATATAAAGGCATTGTTAAAAATTCAAATACGTCAGGTGATTTAGGCGGCAATTTAGATAGTATAAAGAAAGATTTAAGTTCAGTATATGGATTTGTAGATCCATTTAGTAAAAAAGTTTACAGTCAAGAAAGCTTTTTACTTGCAAAAATTCTTGCCCAAGAAATAAACCATCCAAAGGCAAAAGCAACTGAAACATTGCAAACTAAAGCTTCGAAGGGTGAATTAAAATCGTTTGATTACAAAGATTACGAATTTGATGGTTTAACAAAAGATAGCAAGGATAATTATCAATATACAAAGACAATAACTCTTGGTAGTAAGCAATATACATTGAGATTTAGCCAAAAAGGTTCAATATCATTTGATGGAAACTTTTTAACAATTCCAATGAATTTAACAGTTGATGGTTTAGGAAAAAGAAATTTCTATGAATTCAATGCTAAATTAGAATACAATAAAAATACAAAGAAATTTGAATCAATAAGTCAAAATGTTGCATACAATTTAAAACAAAATCCTCAAAGAATAAATGTTACAAAAGACAATTCAATTACTGCCCAATATGTAGTTAAAATTTCACCATTATATTTAACTAAGAAAGTTAAAGATTATAACGGCAAAGAAGTTACAAAACAAGTTTTAACATTTGATGAAACTCCATGAGCAACAAAAGAAAAACAAGAAATTATTGCAAATAATATAGTGACTGCTAATTTTGAGTCATTATATAAAACTGCAGTTAAATATATTAATGAACTAGGGTTTAAATTAAATGTTTCAGAAACAAACAAATCTGTTTATGATATATTGAAAGTTGAAGGTCTAGTATAA
- a CDS encoding HinT-interacting membrane complex protein P80 produces MSNQNQPKTTEQKAKRKKIIWGAFWGTAIATAVAAGIGVPLAQANHSLPKPSPLLKDSSSILSITGPDGQRLNLNYGDINKIHEIANSSKHAAEGVEKQLIKYLYEKEYEGSLWYEAVYNADKAEKDIKKLALKPIEEVKKEITKEIQDLEKKYQEQFGLQKNWEEKFLQELATDRYGKAKSKEEAIEYLLAQKLNRYAFNRYTTEVNSDFTYSELKNGIIANKDVYYTYQGKRVDIAKKGEKITLPFAIENKNYVLPKSDDKSLKIGTKDEVKIPMFVTKSFVKEYRNPLKFIKNWIERKQAITSNLNLLAHPDPKDASNPWVVIKAEIIKLLSFSAYLNESDDKVSIKQGIDAISTFKGISSLLETNEITKKQEIAAKNDSNLLRYVSSDSKSADKYGFDGFKSVLNSLKEKDPNKYMNLLSILMGDADKDKSIFKVEDKNDLFTKLKENFKKIFGDATFIDHKKNTKKFADIFNEGTESVDKENFSEKYTRYNAAIEKFINDLSEKEFNKSFGLAFRDAFSDEASGYKVSTLIKSNGNYIQVNESGILIQNVFSLDKEEVVTRLITNDLSILSKANHSDTLNTKLFNLDSIFSEILTRDYMVNDLLQQDNFKNYIKSKEYLSLEGTKRKFNDQDILNAINYEKLIRETSKYVLINGKANEIKQFIIKKFNSNLYKDYVFKDNKFILSPHEDKEILSYLFTTIVNYINTKN; encoded by the coding sequence ATGTCAAATCAAAATCAACCCAAAACAACCGAACAAAAGGCTAAGCGTAAAAAAATTATTTGAGGTGCTTTTTGAGGCACAGCAATAGCAACCGCAGTTGCTGCAGGAATTGGCGTTCCGTTAGCACAAGCTAATCATTCCTTACCTAAGCCTTCACCTTTATTAAAAGATTCTTCTTCAATTTTATCAATAACCGGGCCAGATGGTCAAAGGTTAAATTTGAACTATGGTGACATTAATAAAATCCATGAAATAGCAAATTCATCAAAACATGCTGCCGAAGGTGTTGAAAAGCAATTAATTAAATACCTTTATGAAAAAGAATATGAAGGTTCATTGTGATATGAAGCTGTTTATAATGCTGATAAGGCAGAAAAAGATATTAAAAAATTAGCACTAAAACCAATCGAAGAAGTTAAAAAAGAAATAACAAAAGAAATTCAAGATCTTGAAAAGAAATATCAAGAACAATTTGGTCTACAAAAAAATTGAGAAGAAAAATTCTTACAAGAACTTGCAACTGATAGATATGGAAAAGCAAAGTCAAAAGAAGAAGCAATTGAATACCTTCTAGCACAAAAATTAAATAGATATGCATTTAATAGATATACAACCGAAGTAAATAGTGATTTTACTTATAGTGAATTAAAAAATGGAATTATTGCAAACAAAGACGTTTATTACACATATCAAGGCAAAAGAGTTGACATTGCTAAGAAGGGTGAAAAAATTACTCTTCCTTTTGCTATAGAAAATAAAAATTATGTTTTGCCAAAATCTGATGATAAATCGTTAAAAATTGGAACAAAAGATGAAGTTAAAATTCCGATGTTTGTTACAAAATCTTTTGTTAAAGAATATCGCAATCCTTTAAAATTCATTAAAAATTGAATCGAAAGAAAGCAAGCAATAACATCTAATTTAAATTTATTGGCACACCCAGATCCAAAAGATGCTTCAAATCCATGAGTCGTAATAAAGGCAGAAATTATTAAATTATTAAGCTTTTCTGCTTATTTAAATGAAAGCGATGACAAGGTTTCGATTAAACAAGGTATTGATGCCATTTCAACATTTAAAGGTATATCTTCACTTCTTGAAACAAATGAAATTACTAAAAAGCAAGAAATTGCAGCAAAAAATGATAGCAACCTTTTGAGATATGTTTCAAGTGATAGCAAGTCAGCTGATAAATACGGTTTCGACGGCTTTAAAAGTGTGTTGAATAGTTTAAAAGAAAAAGATCCTAATAAGTATATGAATCTTCTTTCAATCTTAATGGGAGATGCTGACAAAGATAAAAGCATTTTTAAAGTTGAAGATAAAAATGATTTGTTTACAAAATTAAAAGAAAACTTCAAAAAGATCTTTGGTGATGCCACATTTATTGATCATAAAAAGAACACAAAGAAATTTGCTGATATTTTTAATGAAGGAACTGAAAGTGTTGACAAAGAAAACTTCTCTGAAAAATACACTAGATACAATGCAGCTATTGAAAAATTTATCAATGATTTAAGTGAAAAAGAATTTAATAAATCTTTTGGCTTGGCATTTCGAGATGCATTTAGTGATGAAGCAAGTGGATATAAGGTTTCAACATTAATTAAAAGTAATGGAAATTACATTCAAGTCAATGAAAGTGGCATTTTGATTCAAAATGTATTTTCATTAGATAAAGAAGAAGTTGTAACTAGATTGATAACAAACGATTTGTCAATATTATCTAAGGCTAATCATTCGGATACATTGAATACTAAATTATTTAATTTAGATTCAATATTTTCTGAAATTTTAACTCGTGACTATATGGTTAATGATTTATTACAACAAGATAATTTTAAAAATTATATTAAATCAAAAGAATATTTAAGTCTTGAAGGAACAAAACGTAAATTCAATGATCAAGATATTTTAAATGCAATCAACTATGAAAAATTAATTCGTGAAACAAGCAAATACGTTTTAATTAATGGTAAAGCAAACGAAATAAAACAATTTATAATTAAAAAATTTAATAGTAATTTATATAAAGATTATGTGTTCAAAGACAATAAGTTTATTCTATCGCCCCATGAAGACAAAGAGATCTTATCTTATTTATTCACAACAATTGTAAATTACATAAATACTAAAAATTAA